One bacterium genomic window carries:
- a CDS encoding PIG-L family deacetylase, translating to MRVLVVIAHPDDEMQCSGTVALQAAAGLKVTLAVACNGNLGGLPGVERAERSRVRQAEMAAACEVLGARLEWLGFGDDDLMDQVRTHYGETEMAFRNLIRRTQPDLLIVPALSDYHQHHRAAAELALNASNNAGNPAIVSEEPPSSGIPSALHMAPLPGGEFVPDLYVDITPVFERKLEAMRCHVSQHQYLQDHHRTDVFEQIRAAAVLHGVSCGVRYAEAYALCRQFNRPAPIQKLAQFFP from the coding sequence GTGCGCGTGCTTGTGGTGATCGCCCATCCTGACGACGAGATGCAGTGCTCGGGCACGGTCGCCCTGCAGGCCGCCGCCGGGCTGAAGGTGACGCTGGCCGTGGCCTGCAACGGCAACCTCGGGGGGCTCCCCGGGGTGGAGAGAGCCGAGCGGAGCCGCGTCCGCCAGGCGGAGATGGCCGCGGCGTGCGAGGTGCTGGGGGCGAGGCTGGAGTGGCTGGGCTTCGGCGACGATGACCTCATGGACCAAGTGCGCACCCACTACGGCGAGACGGAGATGGCCTTTCGCAACCTGATCCGCCGCACGCAACCCGACCTGCTCATCGTGCCGGCCCTGAGCGACTACCACCAGCACCACCGGGCGGCGGCGGAGTTGGCGCTGAACGCCTCGAACAACGCGGGCAATCCGGCCATTGTGTCCGAGGAGCCCCCGTCGTCGGGCATCCCCAGCGCCCTGCACATGGCCCCCCTGCCCGGCGGGGAGTTCGTGCCCGACCTGTACGTGGACATCACGCCCGTCTTCGAGCGCAAGCTCGAGGCGATGCGCTGCCATGTGAGCCAGCACCAGTACCTGCAGGACCACCACCGCACCGATGTCTTCGAGCAGATCAGGGCGGCGGCCGTGCTGCATGGCGTGTCCTGCGGGGTGCGGTACGCCGAGGCCTACGCCCTGTGCCGGCAGTTCAACCGCCCGGCGCCGATCCAGAAGCTGGCGCAGTTCTTCCCGTAG